The following proteins are encoded in a genomic region of Enterocloster clostridioformis:
- the sfsA gene encoding DNA/RNA nuclease SfsA, producing the protein MTYEHIVAGTFISRPNRFIAHAETGNRTVVCHVKNTGRCRELLIPGVTVILEFHPDAVLSGRKTEYDLIGVYKNGLLINMDSQAPNKAAWEWLVSLGGGQYTEKNHYPLGSYVPFDIRREVTHGDSRFDLAFSLRNRDTKAVSPAFMEVKGVTLEENGLALFPDAPTKRGIKHLKGLIRAHEEGYEAYVLFVIQMKGIQGFTPNDITHPAFGETLRQAREAGVHVLAYDCLVTPDTMTVDSPVKVMLD; encoded by the coding sequence ATGACCTATGAACACATAGTTGCCGGAACCTTCATAAGCCGGCCCAACCGTTTTATCGCCCATGCGGAGACAGGGAACAGGACGGTGGTATGCCATGTAAAGAACACCGGACGGTGCAGGGAGCTTCTGATTCCCGGAGTCACGGTTATACTGGAATTCCATCCGGATGCAGTCCTTTCCGGAAGAAAGACCGAGTATGACCTGATTGGCGTGTACAAAAACGGTCTGCTCATCAACATGGACTCCCAGGCCCCCAACAAGGCCGCATGGGAGTGGCTGGTCTCATTGGGCGGCGGCCAATATACGGAAAAAAACCATTACCCTCTTGGTTCTTATGTACCCTTTGACATACGGCGGGAAGTCACCCACGGCGACTCACGGTTTGACCTGGCATTCTCCCTGAGAAACCGGGATACCAAAGCAGTGTCTCCGGCCTTCATGGAAGTCAAAGGCGTGACCCTGGAGGAAAATGGTCTGGCTTTGTTTCCTGACGCTCCCACAAAACGGGGCATCAAACACTTAAAGGGCCTTATAAGGGCCCATGAGGAAGGTTATGAGGCCTATGTCCTGTTTGTCATCCAGATGAAAGGCATCCAGGGTTTTACCCCCAATGATATTACCCATCCGGCCTTTGGGGAGACGCTCAGACAGGCCCGTGAAGCCGGCGTTCATGTGCTGGCATATGACTGCCTCGTAACTCCCGATACCATGACTGTGGATTCTCCGGTAAAGGTCATGCTGGATTAG
- the fba gene encoding class II fructose-1,6-bisphosphate aldolase has protein sequence MLVSAKDMLEKAREGKYAVGQFNINNLEWTKSVLLTAEELKSPVILGVSEGAGKYMTGFKTVAAMVRAMMEELNITVPVALHLDHGTYDGCYKCIKAGFSSIMFDGSHYPIEENIEKTKELVKVAHAMGLSLEAEVGSIGGEEDGVVGLGECADPRECKAIADLGIDFLAAGIGNIHGKYPENWPGLRFDVLEQVKAAVGDMPLVLHGGTGIPEDMIKKAISLGVAKINVNTECQLSFAAATREYIEAGKDLKGKGFDPRKLLAPGADAIRATVKEKMELFGSVGKA, from the coding sequence ATGTTAGTTTCAGCAAAAGACATGCTTGAAAAAGCAAGGGAAGGCAAGTACGCGGTTGGCCAGTTCAACATCAACAACCTGGAGTGGACCAAGTCCGTGCTGCTGACAGCAGAAGAACTGAAATCTCCGGTTATCCTGGGTGTATCCGAGGGCGCAGGAAAGTATATGACAGGATTTAAGACAGTTGCTGCCATGGTCCGGGCTATGATGGAAGAACTGAACATCACGGTTCCGGTTGCCCTGCATCTGGACCATGGTACTTACGATGGCTGCTATAAATGTATCAAAGCAGGATTTTCCTCCATCATGTTTGATGGTTCCCACTATCCAATCGAAGAGAACATCGAGAAGACAAAGGAGCTGGTTAAGGTAGCTCATGCCATGGGTCTGTCCCTGGAGGCAGAGGTTGGCTCCATCGGCGGCGAGGAAGACGGCGTGGTAGGCTTAGGCGAGTGCGCGGATCCCCGGGAGTGCAAGGCCATCGCTGATCTGGGAATTGACTTCCTGGCAGCAGGCATTGGCAATATCCACGGCAAATATCCTGAGAACTGGCCCGGCCTGCGTTTCGACGTATTAGAGCAGGTAAAGGCAGCCGTAGGCGATATGCCTCTGGTTCTTCACGGCGGTACAGGTATCCCTGAGGATATGATTAAGAAGGCTATCAGCCTGGGCGTTGCGAAAATCAATGTAAACACAGAGTGCCAGCTGTCCTTCGCGGCAGCCACCAGGGAATACATCGAGGCAGGCAAGGACCTGAAGGGCAAGGGCTTTGACCCAAGGAAGCTTCTGGCTCCGGGCGCTGATGCTATCAGGGCAACTGTTAAGGAAAAGATGGAGCTGTTCGGTTCCGTTGGCAAGGCATAA
- the thrC gene encoding threonine synthase translates to MGLTYQSTRGGEKEVTASMAILQGLAKDGGLFMPSGIPELDVPLEKLASMTYQETAYEVMKLFLTDYTEAELKDCIARAYDSKFDTEEIAPLAKADGAYYLELYHGSTIAFKDMALSILPHLMTTAARKNHVDREIVILTATSGDTGKAAMAGFADVPGTRIIVFYPKDGVSKVQELQMRTQKGDNTSVVAIRGNFDDAQTGVKKIFGDKDLEAELAGKGFRFSSANSINIGRLVPQIVYYVYAYAKLLEAGEIDKGEKINVVVPTGNFGNILAAYFAKRMGLPVKTLVCASNDNKVLYDFFTTGIYDRKREFILTNSPSMDILISSNLERLIYLSTGCDARANAALMRRLSEEGRYEVTPEMRVFMSDFAGGFATQEQDAATIRRLFDDTGYLIDTHTGVAAAVYANYRKESGDGTKTVIASTASPYKFSHSVMEAIAGREGLEGKDEFEIVDALSALSGVAVPQAVEEIRHAAVRHNRECGVGDMKNEVKDILGIS, encoded by the coding sequence ATGGGATTAACCTATCAGAGTACAAGAGGCGGTGAAAAGGAAGTGACAGCTTCCATGGCCATCTTACAGGGCCTTGCAAAGGACGGCGGCCTGTTCATGCCGTCCGGTATTCCGGAGCTGGATGTGCCCCTTGAAAAGCTGGCGTCCATGACATACCAGGAGACAGCGTACGAGGTTATGAAGCTGTTCCTGACAGATTATACGGAAGCAGAACTTAAGGACTGTATTGCCAGGGCCTATGACAGCAAGTTTGATACAGAAGAGATAGCCCCCCTTGCAAAGGCTGACGGAGCATATTATCTGGAGCTGTACCATGGAAGCACCATTGCATTCAAGGACATGGCGCTGTCCATCCTGCCCCATCTTATGACTACAGCGGCCAGGAAAAACCATGTGGACCGGGAAATTGTCATTCTCACAGCCACGTCCGGGGATACGGGCAAGGCGGCCATGGCCGGATTTGCGGATGTGCCCGGTACCCGGATCATTGTATTCTATCCCAAGGACGGAGTCAGCAAGGTCCAGGAGCTTCAGATGCGCACCCAGAAAGGGGACAACACCTCTGTGGTGGCAATCCGCGGAAATTTTGATGACGCCCAGACCGGCGTGAAGAAAATTTTCGGGGACAAGGACCTGGAAGCAGAGCTTGCGGGAAAGGGGTTCCGGTTTTCCTCGGCAAACTCCATTAACATTGGCCGTTTGGTTCCGCAGATTGTATACTATGTATATGCTTATGCCAAACTGTTAGAAGCGGGAGAGATAGACAAGGGCGAGAAAATCAATGTGGTGGTGCCGACAGGCAATTTCGGCAACATCCTTGCGGCCTATTTTGCGAAGCGCATGGGACTTCCTGTAAAGACGCTGGTATGCGCATCCAATGACAATAAAGTTTTATATGACTTCTTCACCACAGGAATTTATGACAGGAAGAGAGAGTTCATCCTCACCAATTCACCGTCCATGGATATCCTTATATCCAGCAACCTGGAGCGTCTCATCTATCTGAGCACAGGATGTGATGCCCGGGCCAACGCGGCCCTGATGCGGAGGCTTTCCGAGGAGGGAAGGTATGAGGTGACGCCTGAGATGCGCGTCTTCATGTCTGATTTCGCGGGAGGCTTTGCCACCCAGGAGCAGGACGCTGCCACCATCAGGAGACTGTTTGATGATACGGGCTATCTCATTGACACCCATACAGGCGTTGCGGCTGCTGTTTACGCAAATTACAGGAAGGAAAGCGGGGATGGCACAAAGACAGTCATAGCGTCCACTGCCAGCCCTTATAAATTTTCCCACAGTGTCATGGAAGCCATTGCAGGCAGGGAAGGACTGGAGGGCAAGGATGAATTTGAAATCGTGGATGCATTAAGCGCCCTGTCCGGCGTCGCTGTTCCCCAGGCAGTGGAGGAAATCCGTCATGCGGCGGTCCGCCATAACAGGGAGTGCGGCGTGGGTGATATGAAGAACGAGGTAAAGGACATCCTCGGCATCAGCTGA
- a CDS encoding FeoA family protein: MVYPLHELKPGERAEIVWVISEPPMSLRLEELGFTAAAQVTCILKGRRGHMSAYQIQGTVIALRPQNAREVLVRVLNPG; encoded by the coding sequence ATGGTTTATCCGTTACATGAACTGAAACCGGGAGAACGGGCTGAAATCGTCTGGGTTATCAGCGAACCGCCTATGTCCCTGCGGCTGGAAGAGCTGGGTTTTACAGCGGCAGCCCAGGTGACCTGTATTCTGAAGGGCCGGCGCGGCCACATGTCCGCCTACCAGATACAGGGCACAGTCATCGCCCTCAGGCCTCAGAATGCCAGGGAAGTGCTGGTCCGGGTTCTGAATCCGGGTTGA